The DNA region TTGATAGAAAGTTAAGAATTATTTGCCAACCCTGGCTTGCAAATGTTGTGGATATCTTGCTCCAACTATTTCGATGTCTTTAAGGGCTGATTCTACTTTTTGCAGATCTTCAGTGGTAAGCTGGACATTTACAGCAGCTACGTTCTCTTGTAAACGGTGAAGCTTAGTAGTCCCGGGTATCGGTGCGATCCACGGTTTTTGGGCGAGAAGCCAGGCAAGCGCAATCTGGGCAGGTGTAGCGTTTTTCTCGGTTGCTATGCTTCTTACCAAGTCTACCAGTGCCTGGTTGGCTTTCCTGTTTTCTTCTGAAAAACGGGGAACGATGTTTCTAAAATCGCCTTTATCAAATTGAGTAGTTTCGTTGATCGCCCCGGTTAGAAATCCCTTACCCAGCGGACTGAATGGCACAAACCCGATACCCAACTCTTCAAGCAGTGGAATGACTTCCTTTTCCGGCTCCCGGTAGAATAACGAATATTCGCTTTGTAGGGCAGCTACCGGTTGTACCGCATGTGCTTTGCGGATGCTTTCTATACCAGCTTCTGATAACCCCCAATGCCTGATTTTACCTTCTTTAATGAGTTCCTGAATAGTCCCTGCCACATCTTCCATTGGCACATCTGGATCTACCCGATGTTGGTAAAACAGGTCTATATAATCAGTATTCAAATATCTCAGCGAGTTTTCGGCCACCTGCCTGATCCTTTCAGGACGGCTATCAAGGCCTTTGGTCGCATCACCACCGGTAAAACCAAATTTGGTGGCGATTACTATTTTATCCCTGAATGGAGCAACTGCCTTACCAAGCAAAGTTTCATTGCCACCCTGACTGTATGCTTCGGCGGTATCAAAAAAGGTTACACCTAAATCATAAGCCTTTCGGATCAGTTCAACCGCTTCTTTTTCATTTGTTGCCGGGCCATAGCCAAAGGTCAGTCCCATACAACCCAATCCTAAAGCCGACACCTCTAAGCCGTTTTTTCCTAATATTCTCTTTTCCATAATTTTATTTAATTTAAGTATTCCAACTGGACAGGTACAAAGGTCAGGGGTATTTTCCATGAAGCGCTTATACCAATCATGGTATTACCTACCAATTTTACCGATAGGCGGTACTTCATATTTTTAAAGTGCATGATGTCGTTAACTTTGCAGTAACAAACGAGAAAAAAATGGAAGAGTTAGTAAGATTTGAAACGGTTAAGGCTTATAATGATTTCAATAACAATGAAACGCTTCACCCATTGGTGAGTGTGATCGACTTCTCAAAGGCCAACCCACGTCAGAAGTATAAAATGTATTTCGGTTTGTACGTAGTGATCCTGAAAGATGTGAATTGTGGAGACCTGCAATATGGCCGTGCTACCTACGATTATCAGGAAGGCACTTTGGTGTTTTTTGCTCCCGGCCAGGTAGCGGGTGTGCGGAGTAACGAGCTGTTCCAGCCGCAAGGGTATGCATTGGCATTCCACCCAGACTTTATTAAAGGCACTACACTCGGACGCCAGATCCACGAATATGGCTTTTTTAGCTATAACATGAGCGAAGCGTTGCACATGTCCCAGCGCGAACGTCAAATCGTATTAGATAGCTTCAATAAGATACAGTATGAACTGGAGCATGCTATTGATAAACATAGTCGCAAACTGGTGGTTAGCACGATAGAATTGTTTTTGAATTATTGCGTACGCTTTTATGACCGGCAGTTCATTACCCGCGAAGATGTACATAAAGGCATTCTTGAAAAGTTTGAAACCCTGTTAAACGGTTATTTTGGTTCGGAAAAACCGCAAGAAATCGGATTGCCAACGGTCGCCTATTGCGCTGACGAACTAAACTTGTCTGCAAATTACTTTGGGGAGTTGATCAAAAAAGAGACCGGCAAATCGGCGCATGAATATATTCAGGCTAAAGTAATTGACCTTGGAAAAGAGAAAATATTTGACCCTAACAAATCCGTAAGTGAGGTAGCTTACGAACTTGGATTTAAATATCCGCAACATTTTACAAGGCTTTTTAAAAAACAGGTGGGTAACACGCCTAATGACTATAGAAATGTAAACTAACAAGCATGTAAAATCCCTTATGGATTTTAGAAATATTTATCGGTAAACTTCGGTAGTACTGATAAAAAAGCGGAGAGGGGGATTTGTTTTAACCCTAATTTTCTGCGCTTATTCGATATCTTGAATGGTTTTCAATTTCGTACTCACCGAATTACTCACCACTTTTTATTTATAAGTATATAGCTGCAAATGCTATATTCAAATGTACAAAAAAGGGAAAAAACAATTCTTTTTTATTCATGAAAACGTTCGTTCGATTTCTATGATTTAAGGCCCTCCAGCCAGACGTACATCCTTAAATCAGTAAATTGTCTTTTAAAAAACCATTAAAGTCCCTAAAACCCGTTGGAATGCAATAATAGATCTTAAGCCTATTCTATACTTTGAAGTAAATTTCTCGAGAAGCTTCTTTGGCAGAGTTTTATTATAGAGCTCAGTAAATTGGATGTTCCGGAGCCATTGATCACAGCGTTCCGAAAAAAGGTCAGTGCATTCGGTTACACTTTGACCATGCTAATTCCTAATTTTAATATCTCGGTGTAACACTAATTTTTAAGGGAAATTACTTATAAAAAATACTGGTCATAACTTATAAAAGATATAAGAGTATTATTTAGTTGAAATTAAATGCTGAATAATTTACCATTTGTAAATTATAATAAAACATGTATTTTTATCATGTATGAAAAAATTATAATTCATAATTCAAAATACTTTTTGCACACAACCTATTTAACCTAATCCCTAATCACATTAATATGAAACCATCTCAAAGCAATTCTAATCTATAAACCATCTCCATTCCTGATTTTAACTTATTCGCTCGCGTTAGTGAATTGGAAAAAACAAAATCGAAATAAATCGTCCTAAAAATAAAAATGAAAAAAAACTTATTATCACTCGCAATAATGCTTTTGGGCTGCCATTTTTCTTACGCCCAGTGGACTACAGTTGGCACTGTAACAACCACTATCAACACTGTTGGCATTGGTACAACCACCCCTGCTTACCCATTTCATTTATACAATACTACAGCCCGAAGTACAAATAGTGGAGGCTCTGTTGATTTCGGCCTCGATTCGTACAACAATAACCTGGTGGGCTCACGCTTGTATTTCGGGCGCTCCCGCGGCACTTTAGCTACTCCTTTGGTAGTACAAGACGGAGATTACCTTAGCCTTCTTGATTTTTATGGTCATGATGGCACTACGGCGCAACGTGCAGGACAGCTTATTTTTAAGGTTGACGGAACCCCTGCAAGCGGCGTTGTTCCTGGGGCATTCCTGTTTACAACTGTAGGCTCGGATGGCGTCAATGCCGAGCGGATGCGGATCAGTTCGGGTGGTAATGTAGGTATCGCTGCTCCAACCCCTATTTCTACTTTCCAGGTTAATAGCGGCCCTTACAAGTTTTCTGCAGGGCCCTGCCCCGGCGGCGATTTGCATTATGGAACGGCTTATATCGGCTTTAACGCTGCGCGTATAGGGCGCGGCAACTCTGCAAACTGGACTATTGAAGGAGACGGTAGCCATAATGGTGGCGGTGTAATTTACTCCGATGTTTCCGGGAATGTATATGTAGCCCCTGTACCTTCAGCCGGCACCGCTACCCGTACGCTGAC from Mucilaginibacter sp. SJ includes:
- a CDS encoding aldo/keto reductase, coding for MEKRILGKNGLEVSALGLGCMGLTFGYGPATNEKEAVELIRKAYDLGVTFFDTAEAYSQGGNETLLGKAVAPFRDKIVIATKFGFTGGDATKGLDSRPERIRQVAENSLRYLNTDYIDLFYQHRVDPDVPMEDVAGTIQELIKEGKIRHWGLSEAGIESIRKAHAVQPVAALQSEYSLFYREPEKEVIPLLEELGIGFVPFSPLGKGFLTGAINETTQFDKGDFRNIVPRFSEENRKANQALVDLVRSIATEKNATPAQIALAWLLAQKPWIAPIPGTTKLHRLQENVAAVNVQLTTEDLQKVESALKDIEIVGARYPQHLQARVGK
- a CDS encoding helix-turn-helix domain-containing protein — its product is MEELVRFETVKAYNDFNNNETLHPLVSVIDFSKANPRQKYKMYFGLYVVILKDVNCGDLQYGRATYDYQEGTLVFFAPGQVAGVRSNELFQPQGYALAFHPDFIKGTTLGRQIHEYGFFSYNMSEALHMSQRERQIVLDSFNKIQYELEHAIDKHSRKLVVSTIELFLNYCVRFYDRQFITREDVHKGILEKFETLLNGYFGSEKPQEIGLPTVAYCADELNLSANYFGELIKKETGKSAHEYIQAKVIDLGKEKIFDPNKSVSEVAYELGFKYPQHFTRLFKKQVGNTPNDYRNVN